GGACCACCACTTCGTCGTGGCCGGCGTCGATCAGGGCGAGCACCATATGGCTGCCGATATATCCGGCGCCGCCTGTAACCAAAACAGCCATTATCTAATCCTCATCATTTCTCTACTGGTTAGGACCTAGATCTTAGAATGAATATGCGCGAGGTGCGTCGAAAATGAGCACTCAAATCAGGACTATAGTACAGTATTTCAGCAGCCTAACGTTGTGCGCGGTGAGGGCATCGTCGAATAGTCTCCAAGCGGCGCCACTAATAGGGTATTAAGATTTCTAAGTCTGTGGCATTTCCGCAACCGTTGAAAGAGAATTTTTTCTGATGAATCAGCTTTGGGCGACTAGCAGAACGGCACGATCGGGAGGCGTTGGCCTGGGATGGCTCGCCCGCTTCATTCCGACTGATACCAATTCCGGTTGATTAGGCCAGCTTAGGTATTGGCTTGGTAGTTTTGGGCAGCCAATGGAAGCTCGTGCGTGAGCTGAGGACGTCAGGCTGGTCGCACAAGGTCTTGCACCACTGCTCGACCACGCGTTCCAGCTCGTCCAGGTTGGCGATGTGCCGGTTGACCACCGGCTCATCGACCAGCGGCCACAACGTCTCAGCGGGCTGCAGTTCGGGGGTGTAGGGCGGCAGGTAGACCAGCCGTACACCCTCGGGCACCGCCAGGCTGGGCTTTGTGTGCCAGCCGGCATTGTCGAGCACCACCACCCGGCAGCGCGTGCCCGTTCCGACCTTGCGCGCGAAGTCGGCCAACAGCGGCTCGAAGAACGGCTTGGACAGGCCGTCGGAGAGGTACCACACCGTCTCGCCCGTCGCCGGTGCCACGAAGGCAGTGACGTGCAGCCACTTGAAGCGGTGATGGCCCAGCGCCACCGGCCGCTCGCCCGCCGGCGCCCAGACCCGCCGCGTAACTGACTTCAGGCCGAGGCGGTGCTCGTCCGTCGCATAGACGACGACTGGGAAATGCGGCTCACGAGCTTCCTCGTCATCGACGGTCTGCGCCAACTATTGTTTAAAAGCCTGCGCAGCC
This is a stretch of genomic DNA from Methylobacterium sp. 17Sr1-1. It encodes these proteins:
- a CDS encoding IS630 family transposase; amino-acid sequence: MAQTVDDEEAREPHFPVVVYATDEHRLGLKSVTRRVWAPAGERPVALGHHRFKWLHVTAFVAPATGETVWYLSDGLSKPFFEPLLADFARKVGTGTRCRVVVLDNAGWHTKPSLAVPEGVRLVYLPPYTPELQPAETLWPLVDEPVVNRHIANLDELERVVEQWCKTLCDQPDVLSSRTSFHWLPKTTKPIPKLA